The proteins below come from a single Molothrus ater isolate BHLD 08-10-18 breed brown headed cowbird chromosome 3, BPBGC_Mater_1.1, whole genome shotgun sequence genomic window:
- the C3H1orf198 gene encoding uncharacterized protein C1orf198 homolog, with the protein MASMAAAIAASRTAVMNGNRPLDERERKRFSYFSSLSPMARKIMAEKERIRERYGPEWERLPPRQQDEIIDKCLVEPHVQARYAAHRGTTRPPAPPASYPSLRLNTGQKVVRFGDEDITWQDEHSAPFSWETKSQMEFSVASLSIQEQGGAQLQNEQRQPAKAAPGVQVPKSSQASKPPSSEGLIAPRKEEESSFWKINAERSKFEGDKSEFQSLTPSQIKSMEKGEKPLPSFYRQESAPKEMTKAEKPSITKAEKSAAPSTPSVSLEWEKPRPTQLPTSSLDDFFLPDPPQDLASSRTNKEDTDGTILTDPQMPAQTSTSNVILKTGFDFLDNW; encoded by the exons ATGGCCTCCATGGCGGCGGCGATCGCCGCTTCCCGCACGGCGGTGATGAACGGGAACCGGCCGCTGGACGAGCGGGAGCGCAAGCGGTTCAGCTACTTCTCCTCGCTGAGCCCCATGGCGCGCAAGATCATGGCGGAGAAGGAGCGGATCCGCGAGCGCTACGGGCCCGAGTGGGAGCGGCTGCCGCCCCGGCAGCAGGACGAGATCATCGACAAGTGCCTGGTGGAGCCGCACGTCCAGGCCCGCTACGCCGCGCACCGCGGCACCACCCGCCCTCCCGCGCCGCCCGCCTCCTACCCCAGCCTGCGCCTCAACACCGGGCAGAAGGTGGTGCGCTTCGGAGACGAG gACATAACTTGGCAAGATGAACACTCAGCTCCGTTCTCCTGGGAAACGAAG AGTCAGATGGAGTTCAGCGTTGCATCTCTCTCCATACAAGAGCAAGGTGGTGCCCAGCTGCAGAACGAGCAGAGGCAGCCTGCTAAAGCAGCACCCGGTGTCCAGGTCCCTAAATCTTCTCAGGCCAGTAAGCCCCCTAGCTCTGAGGGCTTGATAGCACCCAGGAAGGAAGAGGAGTCATCCTTCTGGAAGATAAACGCAGAGCGCTCCAAGTTTGAAGGAGACAAGTCTGAGTTCCAGTCCCTGACCCCCAGCCAGATCAAGTCcatggagaaaggagagaagcCCCTTCCCTCTTTTTACAGACAAGAGTCTGCTCCAAAGGAGATGACCAAAGCTGAGAAGCCCAGCATAACTAAAGCAGAGAAGtctgctgcccccagcactcctTCTGTGTCTCTTGAGTGGGAGAAACCTCGACCTACTCAGCTCCCTACTAGTTCTCTAGATGACTTCTTTCTTCCTGATCCACCACAGGATCTGGCTTCTTCTAGGACAAACAAGGAAGATACTGATGGTACTATACTTACAGACCCACAAATGCCTGCACAG